The sequence TGCAAATTGATCGCTTTCATCTGCAATGTGCGCCGTGCCGGCTCCTACATTCTCAATAGCTATACCAAGAGCATCAGCCAAATTCTCAGCGGAAACCTCTGCGCTTGCGGCTTTGAGCTCCGCATTCTCTGCGGTCTTTGCACTTGCCAAAAGCACGGCAGGTAAGCCGGCGGTTAAATCGTTCGTTTCTTCTGAGATTGTAAGTGTAGCCCCACCTTTGAGATGTCCAACATTCCGGAAATTCTTCCCAAAGTAGAGCTCACCACTTCCGATCGTGTATTTTGTTGACAATTTTCACACCTCCATTTTTAATCAAAAATGTATTTGAATTCAAACACATAAGAGATCTCGTAAAACTCGATTCTGTCTCCTATTTGAGACATGTAAGGTTCTGCATCCGATTGAGTCAAGAGTTTAAACGGTGAAGTCCACAAGCCGTTCTTATTTATTGAATGATTTACCAAAATATTCAGCACTTGAAGCCCTTTTTGTTCAATCATGGATGCCGTTGTGGATGCCACGTAAATCTGCAACCTCGCCGATCCAGCGTTCCCAAGCTCTGGCTCCAGAGATAAAGAGTAAATAACAGTTTTTTCCGTTGGTGGCTTAGGCTCGGTTTCGTCGTGAACGTCAAAGTCTGGCAATGAATCTGATAAGAGATGATAAATTTCAAGTTTCAGATCTTCAAAGGTCACGACATCTCAACTCCTTGTAAACGCCCTTATCAAGAACAGCTACAACCTCAAAGTTTTCCAAGCGGTCGCCTTTTTGAATATTCTTGTCATGAGAAACAAAAATTCTTTTCTCTGTGTCTTGAATAAGGTTGCCGTTGTTATCAAAGGCTGAATAAGCTCTATCCACTACTATGGCATGAACGAATCCATTTGAAATGTACGTTGCCTGTTCGTGTCCAAATTCATCTTTTGTTGTCTGTTTCTTGAGCCATTCAAGGTTCAAATTCTGCCTTTCAAACACTCCTGGATTCATAGTATCGCCTTCTTTAATTCCTCAAAAACGATCTTAGAGATATCTGCCTTTGAAATACTTTTAACAGCCGGCTTGAAAAAGGGCCTCGCCTTCGTTCCATGTTTCCCAATGTATTTTTGAAGCGCATATCCCCTTCTGACGGCCTCTTTCTGTGACAATTTATATTTCCTTCTCACATACTTGATTAAAGGCTTAGAAGGGGGATAATGCGGTCTTGTACCAAATTCTACATATGCGGAATAGGGTGCACTCGATATAACAAAAATGCTTTTTCCTTTAGGAGTAACTTCAATCTTTTTTGCCAATTCTCCACTGTTAGAGGTAGGCAATGAGGCTTCCCCATGTGAAGTTGGCTTATTAAGATTCTCAATCGCTCTCGTTCGTATCATGTGGCCTACACGAAAGAGAGAATTCG is a genomic window of Mesoaciditoga lauensis cd-1655R = DSM 25116 containing:
- a CDS encoding head-tail adaptor protein, translating into MNPGVFERQNLNLEWLKKQTTKDEFGHEQATYISNGFVHAIVVDRAYSAFDNNGNLIQDTEKRIFVSHDKNIQKGDRLENFEVVAVLDKGVYKELRCRDL
- a CDS encoding HK97-gp10 family putative phage morphogenesis protein, encoding MESNEKLFRRLDYLASGQFITNSLFRVGHMIRTRAIENLNKPTSHGEASLPTSNSGELAKKIEVTPKGKSIFVISSAPYSAYVEFGTRPHYPPSKPLIKYVRRKYKLSQKEAVRRGYALQKYIGKHGTKARPFFKPAVKSISKADISKIVFEELKKAIL